Proteins encoded within one genomic window of Humulus lupulus chromosome 1, drHumLupu1.1, whole genome shotgun sequence:
- the LOC133809689 gene encoding PI-PLC X domain-containing protein At5g67130 — protein sequence MLPCFADHRSLCNNLVLLLFFFIFYVLVTTSSACSNGSCQVLDACAAAMDCAPGLYCGNCPSSGATQPICTRAQAIIPTTIINGLPFNKYTWLVTHNSFSNVNAAPVAGVQRLTFYNQEDTVTNQLNNGVRGLMLDMYDFENDIWLCHSFRGQCFNFTAFQPAINVLKEVEAFLSANPTEIVTIIIEDYVHTTKGLTNLFTMAGLDKYWYPVSKMPKKGNDWPTVTEMVQDNHRLLVFTSDSSKEAKEGIAYQWKYFLENESGDPGVKGSCPNRKESKPLDSKSASLFLQNYFPTYPVEADSCKENSGPLAAMVGTCYKAAGNLMPTFLAVNFYMRSDGGGVFDIIDRMNGQTLCGCNTVTACQAGAPFGSCKNVAVPSRSPPINNTPGTGSFTGSVQFTRSASTVKSPNHLFFFLVSFPLLAFWL from the exons ATGTTGCCGTGTTTCGCAGACCACCGTAGCTTATGCAACAACTTAGTTCTgttgctcttcttcttcatcttctatGTCCTTGTTACCACTTCCTCTGCTTGCTCCAATGGCAGTTGTCAG GTTCTAGATGCTTGTGCCGCGGCCATGGACTGTGCCCCAGGTCTCTACTGTGGTAATTGTCCTTCTTCCGGCGCTACTCAGCCAATCTGTACCAGAGCCCAAGCAATCATTCCCACCACGATT ATTAATGGGTTGCCGTTTAATAAGTACACATGGCTGGTGACCCATAATTCGTTTAGTAACGTGAATGCAGCCCCCGTAGCTGGTGTTCAGAGATTGACATTTTATAATCAAGAGGACACAGTGACCAACCAGTTGAAT aaTGGCGTGAGGGGACTGATGTTGGACATGTATGACTTCGAGAACGATATCTGGCTCTGCCATTCATTTAGGGGCCAATGTTTCAATTTCACTGCCTTT CAACCTGCAATAAATGTATTGAAGGAAGTGGAAGCATTTTTAAGTGCAAACCCAACTGAGATTGTGACAATTATAATTGAGGATTATGTGCATACCACAAAAGGGTTAACAAATTTGTTTACTATGGCTGGGTTGGACAAGTACTGGTATCCTGTGTCCAAGATGCCAAAAAAGGGTAACGATTGGCCCACTGTGACCGAAATGGTGCAAGATAATCACCGGCTCCTTGTTTTCACTTCTGACTCTTCAAAAGAGGCAAAAGAAGGAATAGCATACCAGTGGAAATACTTCCTGGAAAATGAGT CTGGAGATCCTGGGGTAAAAGGCTCATGCCCAAATAGGAAAGAATCGAAGCCATTGGACTCGAAAAGTGCATCTCTTTTCTTGCAGAATTATTTCCCTACATATCCAGTTGAAGCTGATTCCTGCAAAGAGAATTCAGGTCCACTTGCTGCGATGGTTGGTACCTGTTATAAAGCAGCAGGCAACTTAATGCCAACCTTTTTGGCAGTAAATTTTTACATG AGGAGTGATGGAGGAGGAGTCTTTGATATTATAGACAGAATGAATGGCCAAACATTGTGTGGATGTAATACTGTCACTGCTTGCCAG GCTGGCGCACCTTTTGGGTCTTGCAAGAATGTAGCTGTTCCTAGTAGAAGTCCACCAATCAACAACACTCCAGGAACTGGAAGCTTTACTGGATCAGTTCAGTTCACAAGATCTGCTTCAACTGTCAAGTCTCCCAATCACTTGTTCTTCTTCTTAGTATCATTCCCACTGTTGgcattttggttatga